From one Marmota flaviventris isolate mMarFla1 chromosome 1, mMarFla1.hap1, whole genome shotgun sequence genomic stretch:
- the LOC114080691 gene encoding cationic trypsin-3-like, translating to MLIKLTSPATISARVTTVSLPRSCPSAGTQCLVSGWGNTVSSGKVYPSLLQCLDAPVLSDTACHKAYPGKVTNNMFCLGFLERGKDSCQGDSGGPVVCNGELQGIVSGGLGCALKGKPGVYTKVCNYLDWIQETIAAN from the exons ATGCTGATCAAACTGACATCCCCCGCCACCATCAGCGCTCGAGTGACTACTGTCTCTCTGCCGAGATCCTGTCCATCTGCTGGGACTCAGTGCCTCGTGTCTGGCTGGGGCAACACTGTGAGCAGTGGCA AAGTGTATCCTTCCCTCCTGCAGTGTCTGGATGCTCCTGTGCTCTCTGACACTGCTTGCCACAAGGCCTACCCAGGCAAGGTCACTAACAACATGTTCTGCCTGGGCTTCCTGGAGCGGGGAAAGGACTCCTGCCAG GGTGACTCTGGTGGCCCCGTGGTCTGCAATGGTGAGCTTCAGGGTATTGTCTCCGGGGGCTTGGGCTGTGCTCTGAAAGGCAAACCAGGTGTCTACACCAAGGTCTGCAACTACCTGGACTGGATTCAAGAGACCATTGCTGCCAACTAA